A genomic segment from Clostridia bacterium encodes:
- the atpG gene encoding ATP synthase F1 subunit gamma — MANVLDIRRRIRSVTNTRQITKAMKMVSAAKLRRAQDRALTARPYAQMLTNVLKSVVSRSELFDPETGEARHPLLARRPERNILVIVVTGDKGLAGAFNTNILKTAFRFIESKADCNIDIEAIGRKGRDIFRRRYPAGEVGAERNGPVQVVGEQVGLLNKFDFSQVRAIAAGVIDRYTRGEIDAVYLLYNEFKSVIVQRLVVDEILPIGEIGERKEILQADEPTAEQKKRAAEAAESAGVSAYGVDTREIDRRAATFGTAPVDYIYEQPAGDLFRSLLPKYVAIQVFRAMLESVAAEHAARMTAMDSATNNATDMIDSLTLTMNRVRQASITKEIIEIVSGAAAL, encoded by the coding sequence ATGGCTAACGTACTCGACATTCGCCGGCGCATTCGAAGCGTGACCAACACGCGGCAGATCACCAAGGCCATGAAGATGGTCTCGGCCGCCAAACTGCGTCGCGCGCAGGACCGCGCCCTTACTGCGCGTCCATACGCGCAGATGCTCACGAACGTGCTGAAGTCCGTGGTGTCGCGCTCCGAACTCTTTGATCCGGAAACCGGGGAAGCCCGCCATCCGCTACTCGCGCGCCGTCCCGAGCGCAACATTCTCGTCATCGTCGTAACCGGCGACAAGGGATTGGCTGGCGCTTTCAACACGAACATCCTGAAGACTGCATTCCGTTTTATCGAATCGAAAGCGGATTGCAATATCGACATCGAAGCTATCGGCCGCAAAGGTCGCGACATCTTCCGCCGCCGCTATCCCGCCGGTGAAGTTGGCGCAGAGCGCAACGGCCCGGTTCAGGTGGTTGGTGAGCAGGTGGGCCTGCTGAACAAGTTCGATTTCTCGCAGGTGCGCGCGATCGCCGCGGGTGTGATCGATCGCTATACTCGCGGCGAAATCGATGCCGTTTACCTGCTTTACAACGAATTCAAGTCCGTTATCGTGCAGCGATTAGTGGTGGACGAAATCCTGCCCATCGGAGAGATCGGCGAGAGAAAAGAGATTCTCCAGGCCGACGAACCTACGGCCGAGCAGAAGAAGCGGGCAGCCGAAGCCGCCGAGAGCGCAGGAGTGAGCGCATATGGGGTGGACACGCGCGAGATCGATCGTCGCGCCGCCACTTTCGGAACCGCCCCGGTGGACTACATCTACGAACAGCCCGCGGGCGATTTGTTCCGATCACTTTTGCCCAAGTACGTGGCCATACAGGTATTCCGCGCCATGCTGGAGTCGGTTGCCGCTGAGCATGCCGCCCGCATGACTGCGATGGATTCGGCAACGAACAATGCTACCGACATGATCGACTCGCTGACGCTCACCATGAACCGAGTGCGCCAGGCTTCGATCACGAAAGAAATTATCGAGATTGTCAGCGGCGCGGCAGCGCTTTAG
- the atpD gene encoding F0F1 ATP synthase subunit beta → MENFGHVIQISGPAVDVQFSEQKLPPIYQAVRVVSDGFNVPQPIDVVLEIQQHLGEGRARCVAMQPTDGMVRGMKAIDMGGPISVPVGRETLGRIMNVIGEPVDQLGPIKSDTKMPIHRPAPAFDEQATSAEMFETGVKVIDLIQPFLKGGKIGLFGGAGVGKTVVIMELINNVAKQHGGYSVFAGVGERTREGNDLWLEMSESGVISPGDPSKSKASLIYGQMTEPPGARLRVALTGLTVAEHFRDHEGADTLLFIDNIFRFTQAGSEVSALLGRMPSAVGYQPNLASEMGELQERITSTNRGSVTSVQAIYVPADDLTDPAPATTFAHLDATTVLSRPLTEIGIYPAVDPLASTSRILDARIVGQEHYDVAQGVKRILQRYKDLQDIIAILGIDELSEDDKLTVARARKIQKFLSQPFHVAEQFTGIKGRYCKIEDTVRSFREIIEGKHDNVPEQAFYMVGAIEEVLEKAEKLKSAMATA, encoded by the coding sequence ATGGAAAACTTTGGACACGTAATTCAGATTTCCGGTCCCGCCGTGGACGTGCAGTTCAGCGAACAGAAGCTGCCTCCTATTTACCAGGCGGTTCGCGTCGTCAGCGACGGATTCAATGTGCCCCAGCCCATCGACGTGGTACTTGAGATTCAGCAGCACCTTGGCGAAGGACGCGCGCGTTGTGTCGCCATGCAGCCCACGGACGGCATGGTTCGGGGCATGAAGGCCATCGACATGGGTGGTCCTATCAGCGTGCCGGTGGGACGCGAAACGCTGGGCCGCATCATGAACGTGATCGGCGAACCGGTCGATCAACTCGGTCCGATTAAGTCGGATACGAAGATGCCGATCCACCGTCCCGCTCCTGCATTCGACGAGCAGGCTACCAGCGCCGAAATGTTCGAGACTGGCGTCAAAGTCATCGACTTGATCCAGCCCTTCTTGAAGGGCGGCAAGATCGGTCTGTTTGGCGGCGCAGGTGTCGGCAAGACGGTCGTCATCATGGAGCTTATCAACAACGTTGCGAAGCAGCACGGCGGATATTCCGTGTTCGCAGGCGTTGGCGAGCGCACCCGTGAAGGCAACGATCTCTGGCTGGAAATGTCGGAGTCGGGTGTTATCTCGCCAGGCGATCCGTCAAAGTCCAAAGCGTCGTTGATTTACGGACAGATGACCGAGCCCCCCGGAGCGCGTCTCCGCGTAGCGCTGACCGGGCTAACTGTGGCCGAGCACTTCCGCGATCACGAAGGCGCAGACACGCTGCTCTTTATAGACAACATCTTCCGTTTCACGCAGGCCGGTTCTGAAGTTTCCGCGCTGCTGGGCCGCATGCCGAGCGCCGTCGGATATCAGCCAAACCTAGCCAGCGAAATGGGCGAACTCCAGGAACGCATCACCTCGACGAACCGCGGTTCCGTGACGTCCGTGCAGGCGATTTACGTGCCCGCCGACGATCTCACCGACCCGGCTCCCGCGACCACCTTCGCTCACCTCGATGCGACGACCGTGCTCTCGCGTCCTTTGACCGAAATCGGCATTTACCCTGCCGTCGATCCGCTTGCTTCGACCTCGCGCATTCTCGATGCGCGCATCGTCGGCCAGGAACACTACGACGTGGCGCAGGGCGTGAAGCGAATCCTGCAGCGCTACAAGGACTTGCAGGACATCATCGCCATTCTCGGCATCGACGAATTGAGCGAAGACGACAAACTGACCGTCGCCCGGGCACGCAAGATCCAGAAATTCCTCTCCCAGCCGTTCCACGTTGCCGAGCAGTTCACGGGCATCAAAGGACGCTACTGCAAGATCGAGGACACGGTGCGCAGCTTCCGCGAGATCATTGAAGGCAAGCACGATAACGTCC
- the atpH gene encoding ATP synthase F1 subunit delta: MAVFESRYARAFADVVLEMKLDPDSTVQQLRDFVALLDSAPELRGIWENPSVPGEQKRNLLDAIAARIGAARPLRNFIAVLMDHHRIAALPQIARQFEMELNQRLGRVKVEIASARALSQAEIDAVKMQVARLTGKQVTASSSIDAGLIGGVVVKLGSTVYDGSVRGQLQRLKEELSAE; the protein is encoded by the coding sequence ATGGCCGTCTTTGAGAGTCGCTACGCCCGCGCCTTCGCCGATGTTGTGCTGGAAATGAAGCTTGACCCGGACTCAACCGTTCAGCAGTTGCGCGATTTTGTCGCTCTGCTCGACTCCGCGCCCGAGTTGCGCGGAATCTGGGAGAACCCATCTGTTCCGGGCGAGCAGAAGCGAAATCTGTTGGACGCCATTGCCGCCCGCATTGGGGCTGCGCGGCCGTTGCGCAACTTCATTGCCGTACTGATGGACCATCATCGCATCGCCGCGCTGCCGCAGATCGCAAGGCAGTTCGAAATGGAACTGAACCAGCGCCTAGGTCGGGTTAAGGTGGAGATCGCCAGCGCCCGTGCCCTTTCGCAAGCCGAAATCGATGCCGTCAAGATGCAGGTCGCGCGACTTACTGGTAAGCAGGTGACCGCAAGCAGCAGTATCGACGCTGGGCTTATTGGCGGCGTCGTGGTGAAGCTTGGTTCCACCGTGTATGACGGTTCGGTGCGTGGACAGTTGCAGCGTTTGAAGGAAGAGTTAAGCGCCGAGTGA
- the hfq gene encoding RNA chaperone Hfq → MDNKPAQNIQDSFLNTARKDKAVITIYLLSGVKLSGRIRSFDKYSVVLDTNNQEQLIFKHAISTVVMARPMHPPGSPGEREPRVVTPQTAQASQPATATPPNNTES, encoded by the coding sequence ATGGACAACAAGCCAGCACAGAACATTCAGGACTCATTTCTGAACACAGCTCGCAAGGATAAGGCAGTCATCACCATTTACTTGCTCAGCGGCGTCAAACTTTCTGGACGTATCCGGTCTTTCGATAAGTATTCCGTGGTGCTGGACACGAACAACCAGGAGCAGCTCATCTTCAAGCACGCCATTTCGACTGTCGTTATGGCGCGTCCCATGCACCCGCCAGGTTCGCCCGGCGAGCGCGAACCGCGCGTAGTCACTCCGCAGACCGCCCAGGCTTCACAGCCTGCAACCGCCACTCCGCCCAACAATACGGAGAGCTAG
- the atpA gene encoding F0F1 ATP synthase subunit alpha: MAQIKADEITQLIREQIENYESKISVDEVGTVLSLGDGIARIHGLDKVMSGELLAFPHGVAGLAMNLEEDQVGAVVLGDYTEIKEGDEVKRTGRIMSVPVGDAMIGRVVNGLGQPIDDKGPVATDQFLPVERVAPGVIDRQPVREPMATGIKAIDAMIPIGRGQRELIIGDRQTGKTAIALDTIINSRGKGLICIYCAIGQKRSSVAQVVKILEDNGAMDYTIVVSASASDPAPMQYIAPYAACAIGEYFRDSGRHALTIYDDLSKHAASYREISLLLRRPPGREAYPGDVFYLHSRLLERASKMSDAKGGGSLTSLPIIETQAGDVSAYIPTNVISITDGQIFLESDLFNSGIRPAVNVGLSVSRVGFSAAIKAMKQVGATLKLELAQFRELAAFAQFGSDLDKATQAQLNRGKRLVEVLKQPQFQPLSFAKQITIIYAGTNGFLDELPVEQITAFEKHLYSYVETMNPGLFKAIEEKKVLDDAIKADLKKVINEAKERFAAEHATAAGAL, from the coding sequence ATGGCTCAGATCAAAGCAGACGAGATCACGCAACTCATCCGTGAGCAGATTGAGAACTACGAGAGCAAGATCAGTGTCGATGAAGTTGGCACAGTGCTCTCCCTGGGTGACGGTATCGCCCGCATTCACGGTCTCGATAAGGTCATGTCCGGCGAACTGCTTGCCTTCCCGCATGGTGTGGCCGGTCTTGCCATGAACCTGGAAGAAGATCAGGTCGGTGCCGTAGTGCTGGGTGATTACACCGAAATCAAAGAGGGCGACGAGGTCAAGCGCACCGGACGCATCATGAGCGTGCCCGTCGGCGATGCCATGATCGGCCGCGTCGTTAACGGACTCGGCCAGCCCATCGACGACAAGGGCCCGGTTGCGACTGACCAGTTCCTGCCCGTTGAGCGTGTCGCTCCAGGCGTGATTGATCGCCAACCCGTACGCGAGCCCATGGCCACCGGTATCAAGGCCATTGACGCCATGATCCCGATCGGCCGCGGACAGCGCGAGCTCATCATCGGCGACCGCCAGACCGGCAAGACCGCCATCGCGCTCGACACCATCATCAATAGCCGCGGCAAGGGACTTATCTGCATCTACTGCGCCATCGGCCAGAAGCGTTCGTCGGTCGCACAGGTCGTGAAGATTCTGGAAGACAACGGTGCCATGGACTATACGATCGTGGTCTCGGCGTCAGCTTCCGATCCGGCCCCGATGCAGTACATCGCTCCGTACGCCGCATGCGCCATTGGCGAATACTTCCGCGATTCGGGACGCCATGCGCTGACTATTTACGACGATCTTTCGAAGCACGCTGCCTCATATCGCGAAATCTCTTTGCTGCTGCGTCGTCCTCCGGGTCGCGAAGCTTATCCGGGCGACGTGTTCTATCTCCACTCCCGCCTGCTGGAACGCGCCTCCAAGATGAGCGACGCGAAGGGCGGCGGGTCGTTGACGTCGCTGCCCATCATCGAAACGCAGGCTGGAGACGTCTCGGCCTACATTCCGACGAATGTTATTTCGATCACCGATGGCCAGATATTCCTCGAATCGGACTTGTTCAACTCCGGCATCCGTCCGGCGGTGAACGTTGGCCTTTCGGTCAGCCGTGTCGGTTTCTCGGCGGCCATCAAGGCGATGAAACAGGTTGGCGCAACGCTGAAGCTTGAACTTGCGCAGTTCCGTGAACTGGCGGCTTTCGCGCAATTCGGCAGCGATCTGGACAAAGCGACGCAGGCGCAGCTCAATCGCGGCAAGCGCCTGGTGGAAGTGTTGAAACAGCCGCAGTTCCAGCCGCTCTCGTTCGCCAAGCAGATTACTATCATCTACGCCGGAACCAACGGCTTCCTTGACGAACTGCCGGTTGAGCAGATTACTGCCTTCGAGAAGCACCTCTACTCATACGTGGAGACGATGAACCCCGGCTTGTTCAAAGCGATCGAAGAAAAGAAAGTGCTCGACGATGCGATCAAGGCCGATCTGAAGAAGGTCATCAACGAAGCAAAAGAACGCTTTGCCGCCGAGCACGCAACTGCCGCTGGCGCACTGTAG
- a CDS encoding urate hydroxylase PuuD, whose amino-acid sequence MYTSSVAELAPHIIFPQDANTNVLMMLRWVHFLAGIAWVGLLYFFNLVNVPLMRELDATTRGKVVPTLMPRALWWFRWASVVTVFAGVWYWMVIVGTDKRNAIAEGVNASGGAAIGSFFGIWTLASVLMIGILMMGKLNDRGVLLGVIVAVIVIAASWVFLAVNSQGWESNRLLAIGVGGGLGWVMMMNVWGIIWRAQKKLIRWTAESAAKGTPMPAEAAKLSRLAFVASRANFWLSFPMLFFMGAASHYPMFGR is encoded by the coding sequence ATGTACACAAGCTCTGTTGCGGAGCTGGCGCCGCATATCATTTTCCCTCAAGATGCGAATACGAACGTGTTGATGATGCTCCGCTGGGTGCATTTCCTCGCCGGCATCGCCTGGGTGGGCCTGCTGTACTTTTTCAACCTGGTGAACGTTCCCCTAATGCGCGAACTGGACGCCACGACCAGGGGCAAAGTAGTGCCAACGCTGATGCCGCGCGCCCTGTGGTGGTTTCGCTGGGCTTCCGTCGTGACCGTCTTCGCGGGTGTCTGGTACTGGATGGTGATCGTCGGAACCGACAAGCGCAATGCAATTGCCGAAGGCGTGAACGCGAGTGGGGGAGCAGCAATCGGCAGCTTCTTCGGTATATGGACTCTGGCGTCCGTGCTGATGATTGGCATACTGATGATGGGCAAGTTGAACGACCGAGGCGTGCTGCTGGGCGTCATCGTTGCCGTGATCGTGATCGCCGCGTCGTGGGTTTTTCTTGCGGTGAACTCGCAGGGATGGGAAAGCAATCGCCTGCTGGCGATTGGGGTCGGCGGAGGGCTGGGCTGGGTCATGATGATGAACGTCTGGGGCATCATCTGGCGCGCGCAGAAGAAACTAATTCGTTGGACGGCCGAGAGCGCCGCGAAAGGAACTCCGATGCCGGCAGAAGCGGCGAAGCTCTCGCGGTTGGCCTTCGTGGCATCGAGAGCAAACTTCTGGCTGTCGTTCCCTATGTTGTTCTTTATGGGCGCGGCGTCGCACTATCCGATGTTTGGCAGGTAG
- the hflX gene encoding GTPase HflX, with protein MKTGASRAGRIAPIPASARAARSALAASADLAEDRALPFTAEESLDELAELASSAGATIVGRFLQHRDRPDSATLVGRGKLEEIAGAIASADAHLVIFDHELTPSQQRNVEAELKCRVIDRTQLILDIFARHARTREGQLQVELAQLEYLLPRLAGRGIEMSQLGGGIGTRGPGETQLETDRRKIYRRVRHVKEQLENVRRIRSQQRQRRESVPVATVALVGYTNAGKSTLFNALTRAGVLESKRMFATLDPTLRSVTLPSRRQVLLSDTVGFIRNLPHTLVSAFRATLEEVKRAALLLHVSDATSPYAAEQKVQVEGVLRELESYDKPCINVVNKTDMLPATRRESLIDNDKTVHVSAAKGINLERLLEAIDHAIEQNPLRLMHVRVPQSEGKLLSLLDARARINSREYQDGLVDIEAQVPESVARRLREFEVATRARGSKR; from the coding sequence GTGAAGACCGGCGCTTCGCGCGCCGGTCGCATCGCGCCAATACCGGCGTCCGCTCGCGCGGCACGCAGCGCGCTCGCTGCGTCCGCCGACCTGGCCGAAGACCGGGCGCTTCCATTCACCGCCGAAGAGTCGCTCGATGAACTTGCCGAACTTGCGTCGAGTGCAGGGGCAACCATCGTTGGCCGCTTCCTGCAGCATCGAGATCGACCCGATTCCGCAACGCTTGTTGGGCGCGGCAAACTGGAAGAGATTGCCGGAGCGATTGCGTCCGCGGATGCCCATCTCGTTATCTTCGATCATGAACTCACGCCGTCGCAGCAACGCAATGTGGAAGCCGAATTGAAGTGCCGCGTCATCGATCGAACGCAGCTTATTCTCGACATCTTTGCGCGCCATGCCCGCACACGCGAAGGTCAGCTCCAGGTGGAACTCGCACAGTTGGAGTACCTCTTGCCGCGTCTCGCCGGACGCGGCATTGAGATGTCGCAGCTTGGCGGAGGCATCGGAACACGCGGTCCCGGCGAAACGCAACTCGAAACGGACCGCCGCAAGATCTATCGCCGAGTACGCCACGTCAAGGAACAGCTTGAGAACGTTCGCCGAATTCGTTCTCAGCAACGCCAGCGTCGCGAATCTGTTCCCGTAGCCACCGTTGCCCTTGTTGGCTATACCAACGCTGGGAAATCGACGCTGTTCAATGCGCTCACTCGCGCCGGAGTTCTTGAGTCGAAGCGCATGTTCGCCACGCTTGACCCCACGCTGCGGTCGGTCACGCTTCCGTCACGCCGCCAGGTCCTGCTTTCGGACACCGTCGGCTTCATCCGCAACTTGCCGCACACCCTCGTGTCTGCGTTCCGCGCCACTCTGGAAGAGGTGAAGCGCGCCGCTCTGCTGCTGCACGTCAGCGACGCGACTTCTCCCTATGCAGCCGAACAGAAGGTGCAGGTGGAAGGCGTGTTACGCGAACTGGAGTCATATGACAAGCCCTGCATCAACGTAGTAAATAAGACCGATATGCTACCCGCCACCAGGCGCGAATCGCTCATCGACAACGACAAGACGGTGCACGTTTCGGCCGCAAAAGGTATCAACCTGGAACGCCTGCTCGAAGCTATCGATCACGCCATCGAGCAGAACCCACTCCGCCTCATGCACGTGCGCGTACCTCAGTCAGAGGGCAAACTGCTTTCTCTGCTCGACGCCAGGGCGCGCATCAACTCACGCGAATATCAGGATGGATTGGTAGATATAGAGGCGCAGGTGCCGGAGTCCGTGGCACGCCGCCTGCGTGAATTCGAAGTCGCCACGCGCGCACGCGGTTCTAAGCGGTAG
- a CDS encoding ATP synthase F0 subunit B produces MKILNRSIFGVILLAFVFAASAPAVNAQHEPAPTVQGESAEHQQAAGDPNAAADSELAHESKEAEGEGGHQAFKQSPMVKRLATSIGIHPAVAYWVFLVLNFVILAIFFYWLLVKKLDLGNTMRARTASIQKGMEEARRASEEANARLAAVQGRLDRLDAEVADIRIAAETDFAAEEARIRQFADEDARRVIVAAEQEIAAAAKSARRELKAYAASIAVDLAAKKIRVDGATDEALVRDFVDQLAPGRDGKDGK; encoded by the coding sequence ATGAAAATCCTAAATCGGTCTATCTTCGGAGTCATTCTTCTGGCATTCGTGTTTGCGGCCTCCGCTCCCGCCGTGAACGCGCAGCACGAACCCGCACCGACAGTACAGGGCGAGTCCGCCGAACACCAGCAGGCGGCAGGCGATCCTAATGCCGCGGCGGATAGTGAACTCGCTCATGAATCCAAGGAAGCCGAAGGTGAAGGCGGGCATCAGGCATTCAAGCAGTCGCCCATGGTCAAACGGCTTGCCACGTCGATTGGTATTCACCCCGCAGTCGCCTACTGGGTCTTCCTTGTTCTGAATTTTGTTATCCTCGCCATCTTCTTCTACTGGCTCCTGGTAAAGAAGCTTGACCTGGGCAACACCATGCGCGCCCGCACCGCCAGCATTCAGAAGGGAATGGAAGAAGCGCGCCGCGCCAGCGAAGAAGCGAACGCCCGTCTCGCTGCCGTTCAGGGCCGTCTGGATCGGCTGGACGCCGAAGTCGCCGATATCCGTATCGCCGCTGAAACAGATTTTGCAGCAGAAGAAGCGCGCATCCGCCAGTTCGCGGATGAGGATGCCCGCCGCGTCATAGTTGCCGCCGAGCAGGAGATCGCCGCCGCAGCCAAGAGCGCGCGTCGCGAGTTGAAGGCTTATGCCGCCTCCATCGCCGTCGATCTCGCGGCTAAAAAGATTCGTGTGGATGGCGCGACGGACGAGGCGCTTGTTCGCGATTTCGTCGATCAGCTTGCGCCTGGGCGCGATGGAAAGGACGGAAAATAA
- a CDS encoding putative sulfate exporter family transporter — MHSKLLFLIGVLFAVSPWASPPLALGAGLIFGFVATHPYAKESRKGSRWLLQASVVGLGFGMNLSQVLRAGRSGIAYTAVGIAFALTLGWALGRMMNVHPRAAFLISTGTAICGGSAIAAVGPITGATEDEMSVSLGTVFILNSVALIIFPIIGTAMGLTQQQFGLWAALAIHDTSSVVGATAKFGAVALAVGTTVKLARALWIIPVSLGVAALQRRKACSAETGARAGVQVPWFIFLFVLAAVVNSYATAGAQVWSALYHAGRIGLTLTLFLIGASLSPAQIKRVGVRPLLQGIVLWLIVGALGLALIRGGWVQL, encoded by the coding sequence ATGCACTCAAAACTGCTGTTCTTGATAGGAGTGTTGTTCGCGGTTTCGCCGTGGGCATCGCCGCCTCTGGCGCTCGGCGCGGGGTTGATCTTCGGCTTCGTCGCTACCCACCCCTACGCGAAGGAGTCGCGCAAAGGATCTAGATGGCTGTTACAGGCATCCGTGGTGGGGCTTGGGTTCGGCATGAATTTGTCCCAGGTGCTTCGCGCCGGGCGTTCGGGCATTGCGTACACGGCGGTGGGCATTGCATTTGCGCTGACGTTGGGCTGGGCGCTGGGCCGCATGATGAATGTGCATCCGCGTGCGGCTTTCCTGATATCGACGGGGACAGCGATCTGTGGCGGAAGCGCAATCGCCGCCGTGGGACCGATCACCGGCGCAACAGAAGACGAGATGTCCGTTTCGCTGGGAACGGTCTTCATACTCAATTCCGTCGCACTGATCATTTTCCCCATTATCGGCACGGCCATGGGACTTACTCAGCAGCAGTTTGGATTGTGGGCAGCGCTGGCAATCCATGACACGAGTTCCGTCGTAGGAGCGACGGCTAAGTTCGGAGCCGTGGCGCTCGCCGTGGGTACGACGGTGAAATTGGCTCGCGCTCTCTGGATCATCCCTGTTTCTCTGGGCGTGGCGGCCTTACAGCGCAGGAAGGCATGCTCGGCGGAAACCGGCGCTCGCGCTGGCGTGCAGGTGCCGTGGTTCATCTTCCTATTCGTGCTTGCGGCGGTTGTGAATTCCTATGCGACGGCCGGCGCGCAGGTGTGGAGCGCGCTCTACCACGCTGGACGAATCGGGCTCACACTGACGCTGTTCCTCATCGGCGCAAGTCTCTCGCCCGCGCAGATCAAGCGAGTGGGCGTGCGTCCGCTGCTACAGGGCATCGTTCTCTGGTTGATCGTCGGCGCCCTGGGTCTGGCCCTCATTCGCGGGGGCTGGGTGCAACTGTAA